The following are encoded in a window of Haloarcula halophila genomic DNA:
- a CDS encoding type II toxin-antitoxin system RelE family toxin encodes MSDEEWTWELSSKAQADLDALSAAEQDRILDKLDEIVTSPWRDPPDYGEPLENSPYKKIRIGEFRLSVIFRQSDQQLVVARTKRRGGAYTADDD; translated from the coding sequence ATGAGTGACGAGGAGTGGACATGGGAACTCTCTTCGAAAGCACAGGCCGACCTTGACGCACTCTCAGCCGCAGAGCAAGACCGTATCCTCGACAAACTCGACGAAATCGTTACTTCCCCGTGGCGGGATCCGCCAGACTACGGCGAACCACTGGAAAACAGCCCCTACAAGAAGATCCGTATCGGCGAATTCCGGCTCTCTGTGATCTTTCGACAGAGCGACCAACAGCTCGTCGTCGCTCGAACCAAGCGACGCGGAGGGGCCTACACCGCTGATGACGATTAG
- a CDS encoding ribbon-helix-helix domain-containing protein, producing the protein MSETTTEGNGEDDIVTVNFKATESFLEQIDDTWQGRGFNSRSEFIRYTLRDAIEFPTFDRDELIALLEAEGDIREGKTMSADEARERFGTDDE; encoded by the coding sequence GTGTCTGAAACAACTACAGAAGGAAACGGTGAGGACGATATCGTGACGGTGAATTTCAAAGCCACTGAATCGTTCCTCGAACAGATCGACGACACCTGGCAAGGCCGTGGCTTCAACAGTCGAAGCGAATTCATTCGCTATACGCTCCGAGATGCCATCGAGTTTCCGACGTTCGACCGCGACGAACTTATCGCTCTCCTCGAAGCCGAAGGGGACATCCGCGAGGGGAAGACAATGAGCGCCGACGAGGCCCGCGAGCGGTTCGGGACGGACGATGAGTGA
- a CDS encoding ABC transporter ATP-binding protein, with product MTAPAIECAGLTKRYGSTVALDSLDLTVESGTVYGFLGPNGAGKSTTINLLMNYLRPSAGEATVLGYDPWDEVVSLHQRVGILPDRFETYDGLSARRHVALVTDTKGVETAPETLLERVGLGDVVDDAAGSFSQGMEQRLALAMALVGDPELLILDEPFTGLDPHGVEMVREVVHAKADRGATVFFSSHVLGQVELVCDRLGILHQGHLVTEGTPEALRADAGLEGDATVEDIFLELTDDAIGARGAES from the coding sequence GTGACCGCACCCGCGATCGAGTGTGCCGGCCTGACGAAGCGCTACGGCTCGACAGTCGCACTCGACAGCCTTGACCTCACCGTCGAGTCCGGGACCGTCTATGGCTTTCTCGGCCCGAACGGCGCAGGGAAGTCGACGACGATCAACCTCCTGATGAACTACCTCCGTCCGTCGGCCGGCGAAGCGACCGTCCTCGGCTACGATCCGTGGGACGAGGTCGTTTCGCTCCACCAGCGCGTCGGCATCCTCCCCGACCGCTTCGAGACGTACGATGGTCTCTCGGCACGCCGGCACGTCGCGCTCGTGACCGACACCAAGGGCGTCGAGACGGCACCAGAAACGTTGCTGGAGCGGGTCGGACTCGGCGATGTCGTCGACGACGCCGCCGGCAGCTTCTCACAGGGCATGGAGCAGCGACTCGCCCTCGCGATGGCGCTCGTCGGCGACCCGGAGCTGTTGATCCTCGACGAACCATTCACCGGGCTCGACCCCCACGGCGTCGAGATGGTCCGAGAGGTCGTCCACGCAAAGGCCGACCGCGGCGCGACGGTCTTTTTCTCCAGTCACGTGCTCGGCCAGGTCGAACTGGTCTGTGACCGACTCGGCATCCTCCATCAGGGTCACCTCGTCACCGAGGGGACACCCGAGGCGCTCAGGGCCGACGCCGGCCTCGAGGGCGACGCGACGGTCGAAGATATCTTCCTCGAACTGACTGACGACGCGATCGGGGCAAGGGGGGCAGAGTCGTGA
- a CDS encoding ABC transporter permease subunit — MRWFPLARKECRTILTSKGSWALVVLIALWGYRPSYVGWDGLGPGLTIAFVQYVALAIPPLGILLLSFQSIVGERTTGSLKFVLGLPLTRTDVLTGKVVGRAAGIGGVVLLGIGVLTAVGLFRFGLFDVLTYVSVVLVTLLYVAVLVSVAVALSAVSTTAVRATGALIGGFFLPFVLFWSLLANSLYGQLTGQPVNPYNPPASGPLFLLHRLSPTGAYNVVSNWLLGVGNSAAPYSSVLTKRAPGSNINALVVETAFDPGAVPFYLQEWVALLVLVAWLLGPLGLARYAFERGDLV; from the coding sequence ATGCGTTGGTTCCCGCTTGCTCGCAAGGAGTGTCGCACGATCCTCACCTCCAAGGGGTCGTGGGCGCTGGTCGTCCTGATCGCTCTCTGGGGCTATCGCCCCTCGTACGTCGGTTGGGACGGGCTCGGCCCCGGCCTGACGATCGCGTTCGTCCAGTACGTCGCGCTGGCGATCCCACCACTTGGGATCTTACTGTTGAGTTTCCAGTCGATCGTCGGTGAGCGAACCACCGGCAGCCTCAAGTTCGTCCTCGGGTTGCCACTGACGCGGACGGACGTCCTCACCGGAAAGGTCGTCGGGCGGGCCGCCGGGATCGGCGGTGTCGTCCTGCTCGGTATCGGCGTACTGACCGCCGTCGGACTGTTCAGGTTCGGGCTGTTCGACGTCCTCACCTACGTCAGCGTCGTCCTCGTGACGCTGCTGTACGTCGCCGTCCTCGTCTCGGTAGCCGTGGCGCTCTCGGCTGTGAGCACCACTGCCGTCCGGGCGACGGGCGCGCTGATCGGCGGGTTCTTCCTCCCGTTTGTCCTGTTCTGGAGTCTGCTCGCTAACTCCCTCTACGGACAACTGACCGGACAGCCGGTCAATCCATATAATCCCCCCGCGAGTGGGCCACTGTTCTTGCTCCATCGGCTGTCGCCCACTGGCGCTTACAACGTCGTCAGCAACTGGCTGCTGGGTGTTGGCAACTCTGCGGCACCGTATTCCAGTGTCCTGACCAAGCGCGCGCCGGGATCGAATATCAACGCCCTCGTCGTCGAGACGGCGTTCGACCCAGGAGCGGTCCCGTTCTATCTCCAGGAGTGGGTCGCCCTCCTCGTGCTGGTTGCCTGGCTTCTCGGACCGCTCGGCCTGGCTCGCTACGCGTTCGAACGGGGTGATCTGGTGTGA
- a CDS encoding class I SAM-dependent methyltransferase, translating into MESVLSDSDRSKLDSGPDDVFYDSPRFVTHADGAFLARLTDVYASVLSPGDHVFDAMGSWVSHLPDIQFERVVGHGLNEAELAANDALDEWFVQDLNTDQTLPLTDEAFDAVLCALSVQYLQYPAAVFAEFARVLTPGGVLVVSFTNRLFPTKAIRAWRAASMDERRSLVESYCEAGGLPVVDVVSETPGSDPLIAVIARKEKDGGRGR; encoded by the coding sequence ATGGAGAGTGTGCTCTCGGACAGTGACCGATCCAAGCTCGATTCGGGCCCGGACGACGTCTTCTACGACAGCCCGCGGTTCGTGACTCACGCCGACGGTGCCTTCCTGGCTCGCCTCACCGACGTGTACGCATCGGTCCTCTCGCCCGGCGACCACGTCTTCGACGCGATGGGAAGCTGGGTGTCTCACCTCCCGGATATCCAGTTCGAACGCGTCGTCGGCCACGGACTCAACGAGGCCGAACTCGCCGCGAACGACGCACTCGACGAATGGTTCGTCCAGGATCTCAATACGGACCAGACGCTCCCCCTGACCGACGAGGCCTTCGATGCTGTCCTCTGTGCGCTGTCGGTCCAGTACCTCCAGTATCCCGCTGCCGTGTTCGCGGAGTTCGCCCGAGTCCTCACACCAGGCGGCGTCCTGGTAGTGAGTTTCACCAACCGGCTGTTCCCGACGAAAGCGATCCGGGCCTGGCGGGCTGCCAGCATGGACGAGCGTCGGTCACTGGTCGAATCCTACTGCGAGGCGGGCGGGTTGCCGGTCGTAGATGTCGTCAGCGAGACCCCAGGAAGCGACCCACTCATTGCCGTCATCGCGCGGAAGGAGAAAGATGGTGGTCGAGGCCGGTGA
- a CDS encoding type II toxin-antitoxin system VapC family toxin: protein MHCLDANIWIYYLDAELAEHEMVRDPISSLLADEPLFMTTVLQMEVVHYLRKQLAESQTAIDRFLNIEDTKVTDLTEKDVAVAADLLDTHSDTGIGGRDATVVAAMDRHGICKLWTHDTGLKRLGDQVDWLTVSDPVE, encoded by the coding sequence ATGCACTGCCTCGACGCAAATATTTGGATCTACTATCTGGACGCAGAACTGGCCGAACACGAGATGGTTCGTGATCCCATTAGCTCTCTCCTCGCCGACGAACCACTGTTTATGACCACTGTCCTACAGATGGAGGTCGTTCACTACCTCCGGAAACAACTTGCCGAGAGCCAGACAGCGATCGACCGGTTTCTCAATATCGAGGATACCAAGGTGACAGACCTGACAGAGAAGGATGTCGCCGTTGCTGCGGACCTTCTCGACACTCACTCAGACACAGGAATCGGTGGTCGTGATGCGACAGTCGTCGCAGCGATGGATCGACACGGAATCTGTAAACTATGGACCCACGATACAGGTCTCAAACGACTTGGCGATCAGGTCGACTGGCTCACCGTCTCAGATCCGGTCGAGTGA
- a CDS encoding AbrB/MazE/SpoVT family DNA-binding domain-containing protein produces MSSEHDKRRIDRKGRITIPKSIRDRLNIDPGEQVDIDIEDEAVVIRPQISREEFIQTMQGCIDDETRRESAGTLTPEDIKSDWTSDLPNSS; encoded by the coding sequence ATGAGTTCAGAACACGACAAGCGTCGAATCGACAGGAAAGGCAGGATCACGATCCCCAAATCGATTCGAGACCGGCTCAACATCGATCCCGGCGAACAGGTCGATATCGACATCGAAGACGAGGCAGTGGTGATCCGTCCGCAGATTTCGCGTGAGGAGTTCATACAGACGATGCAGGGCTGCATCGACGACGAAACCAGGCGTGAATCGGCGGGAACACTCACTCCCGAAGATATCAAATCTGACTGGACATCTGATCTGCCCAACTCGTCCTGA
- a CDS encoding ribbon-helix-helix domain-containing protein has product MGTDAGDDGDMVKLNVKVPKRLLEELDELADELNYTNRSEFVREVLRDTTEPILTPGAQEGVSKGYADVAAGRTMSTDEARDRLGLDEE; this is encoded by the coding sequence ATGGGGACGGACGCAGGCGACGACGGCGATATGGTCAAGTTGAATGTCAAGGTCCCAAAGCGACTGTTAGAGGAACTGGACGAACTGGCCGACGAGCTGAACTACACGAACCGCTCGGAGTTCGTTCGTGAGGTGTTGCGCGATACCACGGAACCGATATTGACGCCCGGCGCGCAGGAAGGCGTCTCGAAGGGCTACGCGGACGTTGCAGCGGGGCGGACGATGTCGACGGATGAAGCTCGCGACCGCCTCGGTCTCGACGAGGAGTGA
- a CDS encoding type II toxin-antitoxin system RelE family toxin, with amino-acid sequence MAHEVVLTETVVETLEQFEPTDTDRIITKLEEIGDFPDYFLDRLKNHPGYKLRVGDFRILIDWDKENEVLYAIDAFKRKTEYRELGKYREVWGSWRDDLEETKDGDD; translated from the coding sequence GTGGCTCACGAGGTCGTCCTGACGGAGACGGTGGTCGAAACGCTGGAGCAGTTCGAACCGACGGATACCGATCGAATCATCACCAAACTGGAGGAGATCGGCGACTTTCCGGACTATTTTCTCGACCGGCTGAAGAACCATCCTGGGTACAAGCTCCGCGTCGGTGACTTCCGAATTCTGATAGATTGGGATAAGGAAAACGAGGTTCTCTATGCTATCGATGCGTTCAAGCGGAAAACCGAGTACCGCGAACTCGGCAAATACCGTGAGGTATGGGGATCGTGGCGAGACGATCTGGAGGAGACGAAAGACGGTGACGACTGA
- a CDS encoding DNA-binding protein, with translation MSTENSIRYEVSHDEQTADGEEITRAERVELRPSVIQERQATVDTNHFEACGRGLTLETEERLAAREAEIERTRRRWDHRQDSDREVRTRERVAAGQQARRRAFGKRAASVDPWVDPERVDPRAEMAQAELAAVNEQAARISKRIRTGTTPAALSKRLARRLADGADLVDASVAVTEAEWLAPGTIVPIGKLGDVNQQEVCIEGRITTLWKPSTRAIAQVGLIEDESGTTKFTVWRASKQPRVRDGERVRFRAVAMSWYEGRLSVALTGWSRIEFPERENSGR, from the coding sequence ATGAGTACTGAGAACTCGATTCGATATGAAGTTTCGCACGACGAACAAACGGCGGATGGGGAAGAGATCACCAGAGCGGAGCGGGTGGAACTCCGACCCTCAGTGATCCAGGAGCGACAGGCGACGGTGGACACGAACCACTTCGAAGCGTGTGGACGGGGACTGACCCTGGAGACGGAGGAACGACTGGCAGCACGCGAGGCGGAGATCGAGCGGACGCGACGCCGGTGGGACCACAGGCAGGACTCGGACAGAGAGGTTCGGACGCGAGAGCGTGTCGCGGCTGGACAGCAGGCACGACGGCGGGCGTTCGGCAAGCGTGCAGCGAGCGTGGACCCGTGGGTGGACCCAGAGAGGGTGGACCCCCGAGCAGAGATGGCACAAGCGGAGTTAGCAGCAGTGAACGAACAGGCAGCGAGAATCAGCAAACGAATCAGGACGGGAACGACCCCGGCGGCGCTCTCGAAGCGACTGGCTCGGCGGCTGGCAGACGGCGCGGATCTCGTGGATGCATCGGTAGCAGTCACCGAAGCTGAGTGGCTCGCACCGGGAACCATCGTTCCGATCGGGAAACTGGGCGACGTGAACCAACAGGAAGTGTGCATCGAGGGGCGAATCACGACGCTCTGGAAGCCGAGCACGCGAGCGATCGCTCAGGTGGGACTGATCGAAGACGAGTCCGGGACGACGAAGTTCACGGTCTGGCGGGCCTCGAAGCAGCCGCGGGTTCGAGACGGCGAGCGCGTCAGATTCCGGGCGGTCGCCATGAGTTGGTACGAAGGACGCCTCTCGGTGGCGCTGACGGGCTGGAGTCGCATCGAGTTCCCGGAGCGAGAGAACTCGGGGAGATAG
- a CDS encoding DUF7342 family protein: MTDNASHDGPPPFDTPFEGEDTKQRIYGAVLHARDSMTAAEIAERADCSEEAARTHLSFYTDLGIVIQHDGRPVRYERNDDYFEWRRVNELAKSHTVEELQTRVSELTEKIETYRTTYGVDSPAEVDVLEFDAEQVNEVYVDLGDWATAIEERRLHERARRKAASAAASSLG, translated from the coding sequence ATGACGGACAACGCGAGCCACGACGGCCCACCGCCGTTTGACACTCCGTTCGAAGGCGAAGATACGAAACAGCGGATATACGGTGCAGTGTTGCATGCTCGCGACTCGATGACGGCAGCCGAGATCGCCGAGCGGGCAGACTGTTCGGAGGAGGCAGCCCGGACACACCTCTCCTTCTACACTGATCTCGGCATCGTCATCCAGCACGACGGTCGGCCGGTCAGATACGAGCGCAATGATGACTACTTCGAGTGGCGGCGAGTGAACGAGTTAGCAAAGAGCCACACTGTTGAGGAGTTACAGACCAGAGTGTCGGAACTGACTGAGAAGATCGAGACATACCGTACGACCTACGGCGTTGACTCGCCCGCCGAAGTCGATGTCCTCGAATTCGACGCGGAGCAAGTCAACGAGGTATACGTTGATTTGGGTGACTGGGCCACCGCTATCGAGGAGCGTCGGCTCCACGAACGCGCCCGGAGGAAAGCAGCCAGTGCGGCCGCTTCCTCGCTGGGCTGA